The following proteins come from a genomic window of Methanoculleus caldifontis:
- a CDS encoding radical SAM protein has protein sequence MRTMTPEEKAYLISIGSASIDEALSADFLPTTATAGPGAGGSSVFIRSGGRRVRLSVNPASPLRVVPDRDGIAIVRNGETIVRGRLERSLCHCPEQAYITVSERCIYDCKFCPVPKLDGAIKDTETVVRMVEEAAASGSLSAISLTSGVAGSPEQEVERMAAVVRALRARFDLPIGVSVYPTADSTAILRAAGADEIKYNVETMDPAIFARVCPGLSLPFILNALAGAVEVFGRNAVFSNFIIGLGEDDETIRDGVALLARIGVIPILRPISASPLRAGEIAVERPSPERLLRLAAMTRETLERHDLDPRRARTMCLPCTGCDLTPFRDV, from the coding sequence ATGCGTACCATGACACCCGAGGAGAAGGCGTATCTCATCAGCATAGGGTCGGCGAGCATCGACGAGGCGCTAAGCGCAGATTTCCTGCCGACAACGGCGACGGCGGGTCCCGGCGCCGGAGGGTCGTCGGTCTTCATCCGCTCCGGCGGCCGGCGGGTCCGCCTCTCCGTCAACCCCGCATCGCCGCTCCGGGTCGTCCCGGACAGGGATGGGATCGCCATTGTCCGGAATGGGGAGACGATCGTGCGGGGCAGGCTCGAGCGCTCGCTCTGTCACTGCCCGGAACAGGCCTACATCACCGTCAGCGAGCGCTGCATCTACGACTGCAAGTTCTGCCCGGTGCCGAAGCTCGACGGGGCGATCAAGGACACGGAGACGGTCGTCAGGATGGTCGAGGAGGCTGCCGCCAGCGGGAGCCTCTCTGCGATCTCCCTCACGAGCGGCGTCGCCGGATCGCCGGAGCAGGAGGTGGAGCGGATGGCCGCCGTGGTGAGGGCGCTCCGGGCGCGGTTCGATCTCCCGATCGGGGTCTCGGTCTATCCGACCGCGGACTCGACCGCGATCCTCCGCGCCGCCGGTGCCGATGAGATCAAGTACAACGTCGAGACGATGGACCCGGCAATCTTCGCGCGGGTCTGCCCCGGCCTCTCCCTTCCGTTCATCCTCAATGCGCTCGCAGGGGCGGTGGAGGTCTTCGGGAGGAACGCCGTCTTCTCGAACTTCATCATCGGCCTCGGCGAAGACGACGAAACGATCAGAGACGGCGTCGCCCTTCTTGCGAGGATAGGCGTCATTCCCATCCTCCGGCCGATCTCCGCATCGCCCCTCCGGGCGGGGGAGATCGCCGTCGAGCGCCCGTCGCCGGAGCGGCTCCTCCGCCTCGCGGCGATGACCCGCGAGACACTGGAACGACACGACCTTGACCCCCGGCGGGCGAGGACGATGTGCCTCCCCTGCACCGGGTGCGACCTCACCCCATTCCGGGATGTCTGA
- the hgcA gene encoding mercury methylation corrinoid protein HgcA, which yields MASPPQSCCRSCPETVQPAAEPVQEIRTTDSRITPANHLDHFLARWGVNRMGHRVEPGLYRLGNPTPDSPVFASSNYTLSFDALRSALSGHDGYILVLDTHGINVWCAAGKGTFGTDEIVRRIALTGLASVVRHRTLIVPQLGAPGVSAHEVLRRSGFSVEYGPVRASDLPEYLAIGRATPDMRRVRFPVVDRLVLAPMELVHAALPTAAGAIVLYLLAGLPAALGAISAVLAGTVLFPALLPFIPTRDFSTKGLILGGIVALPFSATFFMETAASGWAGVPAALAPLLLMPPVTAYLALNFTGSTPFTSRTGVKKEIFRYVPFMAGMAVLGAVLAAVLGVARLLGAV from the coding sequence ATGGCATCCCCGCCGCAGTCGTGCTGCCGGTCCTGTCCGGAGACCGTTCAGCCGGCCGCCGAACCGGTGCAGGAGATCCGAACGACAGACAGCAGGATCACGCCCGCCAACCACCTCGATCACTTCCTCGCGCGCTGGGGAGTAAATCGGATGGGGCACCGCGTGGAGCCCGGGCTCTACCGGCTCGGGAACCCCACGCCCGACTCGCCGGTCTTTGCCTCCTCAAACTACACCTTGAGTTTCGATGCGCTCCGGTCCGCCCTCTCCGGCCACGACGGCTACATCCTTGTGCTCGACACGCACGGGATCAACGTCTGGTGCGCTGCAGGGAAGGGGACCTTCGGCACCGACGAGATCGTCCGGAGGATAGCGCTCACGGGTCTCGCGTCCGTCGTGCGGCACCGGACGCTCATCGTCCCGCAGCTCGGCGCCCCGGGCGTCTCTGCCCACGAAGTGCTGCGGCGTTCGGGATTCAGCGTGGAGTACGGGCCCGTGCGGGCAAGCGACCTCCCGGAGTATCTCGCCATCGGGCGAGCGACGCCCGATATGCGGCGCGTCCGCTTCCCGGTCGTCGACCGGCTCGTGCTCGCGCCGATGGAGCTCGTCCACGCCGCGCTTCCGACCGCTGCAGGCGCGATCGTCCTTTACCTCCTTGCAGGCCTGCCGGCAGCGCTCGGGGCAATCTCCGCGGTCCTTGCCGGAACGGTGCTCTTCCCGGCCCTGTTGCCGTTCATCCCCACCCGGGACTTCAGCACGAAAGGGCTCATTCTGGGCGGAATCGTCGCTCTTCCCTTCTCGGCCACCTTCTTCATGGAGACTGCCGCGTCCGGGTGGGCAGGCGTCCCTGCCGCGCTCGCACCTCTCCTCCTCATGCCCCCCGTGACCGCGTACCTCGCGCTCAACTTCACCGGTTCGACCCCGTTCACGTCGCGGACCGGCGTGAAGAAGGAGATCTTCCGCTACGTGCCGTTCATGGCCGGGATGGCGGTCCTGGGAGCCGTCCTTGCCGCCGTCCTCGGGGTGGCCCGCCTTCTGGGGGCGGTCTGA
- a CDS encoding TIGR00269 family protein, which yields MTSAENRCSLCGEPAVVRLAEPERRLCAAHFIEDAGARVFAAVKHECMISSGDRVAVGLSGGKDSTALLLLLHPILPALGASLIAVTIDEGIAGYREETLKAAESLTDELGVEHAIVTFTDLFGDDLDRLLVGREPQGCTVCGVLRRRALVEGVKRVGATKLATGHNLDDEAQSVLMNVLRGDLPRLLQDTSAGYPGHFVPRIKPLAVLSEKEIVTYLLLRSYFRDLPECPYAGTALRSEVRSMLAGLEHRHPGTMLRLMRFRDGVRRSACPAEPAKALSTCRICGELASGEVCQVCRLLGRDGK from the coding sequence GTGACTTCGGCGGAGAACCGGTGCTCTCTCTGCGGCGAACCCGCGGTCGTCCGCCTCGCCGAGCCGGAGCGGCGGCTCTGCGCCGCCCACTTCATCGAGGACGCCGGGGCCCGCGTCTTCGCCGCCGTGAAGCACGAATGCATGATATCTTCGGGCGACCGGGTCGCCGTCGGCCTGAGCGGGGGGAAAGACAGCACCGCCCTGCTCCTGCTGCTCCACCCCATCCTCCCCGCACTCGGCGCGAGTCTCATTGCGGTCACCATCGACGAAGGGATCGCGGGCTACCGGGAGGAGACCCTCAAGGCCGCAGAATCCCTGACAGACGAACTCGGCGTCGAGCATGCGATCGTCACGTTTACCGACCTCTTCGGGGACGATCTCGACAGGCTGCTCGTCGGAAGAGAACCGCAGGGCTGCACCGTCTGCGGCGTGCTGCGCAGGCGGGCGCTCGTCGAGGGGGTAAAGAGGGTCGGCGCGACGAAGCTTGCCACCGGCCATAACCTCGACGACGAGGCGCAGTCGGTCCTGATGAACGTCCTCCGCGGCGACCTCCCCCGCCTCCTCCAGGACACCTCAGCCGGCTATCCGGGTCACTTCGTCCCGCGGATAAAGCCGCTTGCCGTCCTCTCCGAGAAAGAGATCGTGACCTACCTCCTCCTCCGCAGCTATTTCCGTGACCTGCCCGAGTGCCCCTACGCCGGGACCGCGCTCCGGTCGGAGGTGCGATCGATGCTTGCCGGGCTCGAGCACCGCCACCCGGGGACGATGCTCCGCCTGATGCGGTTCCGCGATGGGGTCAGGCGTTCGGCCTGCCCTGCGGAGCCGGCGAAGGCGCTCTCTACCTGCCGGATCTGCGGCGAACTTGCGAGCGGCGAGGTTTGCCAGGTCTGCAGGCTGCTCGGGCGGGACGGAAAGTAG
- the hgcC gene encoding HgcAB-associated protein HgcC, giving the protein MAEENTNPERCPPGGTPCGCNQVAVCSVEAVLSVDERGQMVLPKDVREKAGIRPGDKLALITWERDGEVCCLALMKAGSLSGMVKSVLGPLIDEAE; this is encoded by the coding sequence ATGGCAGAAGAGAACACCAATCCGGAACGGTGCCCGCCCGGCGGAACGCCGTGCGGGTGCAACCAGGTTGCCGTCTGCAGCGTGGAGGCGGTGCTCAGCGTGGACGAACGCGGGCAGATGGTCCTGCCGAAAGACGTGCGGGAAAAGGCAGGGATCCGACCGGGCGACAAGCTGGCGCTGATCACCTGGGAGCGGGACGGCGAGGTCTGCTGCCTTGCGCTGATGAAGGCCGGGAGCCTCAGCGGGATGGTCAAGAGCGTCCTCGGGCCGCTGATCGATGAGGCGGAGTGA
- the cysE gene encoding serine O-acetyltransferase: MSIREDIRTVFTKDPAARSTLEVICCYPGLHAIWAHRIAHAFYCRRLYFPARLVSHISRALTGIEIHPGAKIGRRVFIDHGSGVVIGETAEVGDDVLIYMGVVLGGTALEQTKRHPTIEDGVVIGSGASVLGPITVGRGAKIGAGSVVVRPVPPGATVVGVPGRLAGPKCRKGQERLDRGDLPDPMLRVVSRMLDRQNRIDERLRAVERSGLVGGKRQEEIALEESVRAALREVIDPEVGIDVVDLGLVKGITVQDSSVLVEMVLTTAACPLVDYLSDQVRSRVLDVSGVRDVEVRVLDEPWDWDRFFAQRDILGEP, translated from the coding sequence GTGAGCATCAGGGAAGATATCCGGACGGTCTTTACAAAAGACCCGGCGGCCCGGTCGACGCTCGAGGTGATCTGCTGCTACCCGGGTCTCCACGCGATCTGGGCGCACCGGATAGCGCATGCCTTCTACTGCCGCCGGCTCTATTTCCCGGCCCGGCTCGTCTCCCATATCTCGCGAGCGCTGACCGGGATTGAGATCCACCCCGGCGCGAAGATCGGGCGCCGGGTCTTCATCGACCACGGCTCAGGCGTCGTGATCGGGGAGACGGCGGAGGTCGGCGACGACGTCCTGATCTACATGGGCGTGGTTCTCGGCGGCACGGCGCTTGAGCAGACAAAAAGGCACCCGACCATCGAGGACGGCGTCGTCATCGGGTCGGGGGCGAGCGTTCTCGGCCCCATCACCGTCGGCCGCGGGGCAAAGATTGGGGCGGGTTCGGTCGTCGTCCGCCCCGTCCCCCCTGGTGCGACGGTCGTTGGGGTTCCGGGCAGGCTCGCGGGCCCGAAGTGCCGGAAGGGCCAGGAGCGACTCGACCGCGGCGACCTCCCCGACCCGATGCTCCGGGTGGTCAGCCGCATGCTCGATAGGCAGAACCGGATCGACGAGCGGCTCCGGGCGGTGGAGCGGTCGGGATTGGTCGGCGGCAAACGGCAGGAGGAGATCGCGCTCGAGGAGAGCGTCAGGGCGGCGCTGAGAGAGGTGATCGACCCGGAGGTCGGGATCGACGTCGTCGATCTCGGCCTCGTCAAGGGGATCACCGTCCAGGACTCCTCGGTGCTCGTGGAGATGGTCCTGACCACCGCCGCCTGCCCTCTCGTCGACTACCTCTCCGACCAGGTCAGGAGCCGGGTGCTCGACGTGAGCGGTGTCAGGGACGTCGAGGTCCGGGTGCTCGACGAACCCTGGGACTGGGACCGGTTCTTCGCTCAGAGAGACATTCTTGGCGAACCCTGA
- the hgcB gene encoding mercury methylation ferredoxin HgcB, whose product MFDSYRENTLRYNPERCFGCLRCTEVCPHGVFAEGNRRVEVVRPEECMECGACARNCPVQAIEVQSGVGCAWAMIGAALRGKEMDSGTCGCGGDEGSCCGGDR is encoded by the coding sequence ATGTTTGACTCCTACCGCGAGAACACCCTCCGCTACAACCCGGAGCGGTGTTTCGGCTGCCTGCGGTGCACCGAGGTCTGCCCGCACGGGGTCTTTGCAGAGGGGAACCGGCGGGTCGAGGTCGTCCGGCCGGAGGAGTGCATGGAGTGCGGGGCGTGCGCCAGGAATTGCCCGGTGCAGGCCATCGAGGTCCAGAGCGGGGTCGGGTGCGCCTGGGCGATGATCGGGGCGGCCCTCCGGGGTAAGGAGATGGACAGCGGCACCTGCGGCTGCGGGGGAGATGAGGGGTCCTGCTGCGGCGGCGACCGGTGA
- the nadA gene encoding quinolinate synthase NadA: MDRTASSTAKRGCDTIPSSSPAQTLVERIAALKEERGAVILAHNYQIPTVQEVADLVGDSLELAQAAAKVDADVIVFCGVDFMAETAAILSPEKTVVLPAADACCPMAEMVVPGEVRVLRERFPKAAVVAYVNTSAEVKAESDICCTSANAVAVVESLAAEQVIFLPDRNLGRYVARFTEKEILPWDGYCIVHDRMTTGDVEEARRAHPDAEVLVHPECRPEVIDRADRVFSTSGMVRHACASPCREFVIGTEAGLLHQLKKQCPEKVFFPLSSRAVCVNMKKTDLAKVLAALERCEPRVTVPEDTAARARTAIRRMLDLPR, encoded by the coding sequence ATGGACAGGACCGCATCGTCGACTGCAAAGAGAGGTTGTGATACCATCCCATCTTCAAGTCCCGCCCAAACCCTCGTCGAACGGATAGCCGCGTTGAAAGAGGAGCGCGGCGCCGTCATCCTCGCCCACAACTACCAGATCCCGACGGTGCAGGAGGTCGCCGACCTCGTCGGGGACTCGCTCGAACTCGCACAAGCGGCGGCGAAGGTCGATGCCGACGTCATCGTCTTCTGCGGCGTCGACTTCATGGCCGAGACGGCGGCGATCCTCTCGCCGGAGAAGACGGTCGTCCTGCCCGCGGCCGACGCCTGCTGTCCGATGGCGGAGATGGTCGTCCCCGGCGAGGTCCGGGTTCTCCGCGAGCGGTTCCCAAAAGCCGCCGTGGTTGCCTACGTCAACACCTCCGCCGAAGTGAAGGCGGAGAGCGATATCTGCTGCACCTCCGCAAACGCCGTCGCCGTCGTCGAGTCGCTCGCGGCGGAGCAGGTTATCTTCCTTCCCGACCGGAACCTCGGCCGCTACGTCGCCCGGTTCACCGAAAAAGAGATCCTCCCCTGGGACGGCTATTGCATCGTCCACGACCGGATGACAACCGGGGACGTGGAGGAAGCCCGCCGTGCCCACCCGGACGCCGAGGTGCTCGTTCATCCCGAGTGCCGGCCCGAGGTGATCGACCGCGCCGATCGCGTCTTCTCGACCTCGGGAATGGTGCGGCACGCCTGTGCGAGCCCCTGCCGGGAGTTCGTCATCGGCACCGAGGCAGGGCTCCTCCACCAGCTCAAAAAACAGTGCCCGGAAAAGGTCTTCTTCCCTCTCTCGAGCCGGGCGGTCTGCGTCAACATGAAAAAGACCGATCTCGCGAAGGTGCTTGCAGCCCTCGAACGGTGTGAGCCGCGGGTGACGGTCCCGGAGGATACCGCCGCCCGGGCGCGGACGGCGATCCGGCGGATGCTGGACCTCCCCCGGTAG
- a CDS encoding aminotransferase class V-fold PLP-dependent enzyme encodes MKIEDCRTDFPITRDLIYLDSAATSLTPKPVVQAMVEYDLRYRANVGRGMHRLAVVATHRYRDARDAVRSFVGGDGGALAVTRNTTEAIGAVAAGLAWQRGDRVVTTLLEHHSNLLPWLRLRERGVAVDIVRPDSEGCLDLADLEAAIRDDTRLVAVTHASNVLGTVLPVREIAGICRDRGARLLVDGAQSAPHLPVDVAAIGCDYFCFSGHKMLGPTGTGALWMRRPDLEPLFVGGGSVESATAEGYILAPGEQRYEAGTPPIAGVIGLARAAAYLREIGMETVRRHEERLAARLIDGLAALDGVTVAGPDASGERIGVVSFTVEGMHPHEAAQVLDEAAAVLVRSGHHCCQPLMEHIGLPDGTVRASTYIYTTAEEVDTMIATVEEISRRAT; translated from the coding sequence ATGAAGATCGAGGACTGCAGGACGGATTTCCCGATCACCCGGGACCTCATCTACCTGGACAGCGCGGCGACGTCGCTCACCCCGAAACCGGTGGTCCAGGCGATGGTCGAGTACGACCTCCGGTACCGGGCAAACGTCGGGAGGGGGATGCACCGGCTCGCCGTCGTCGCCACCCACCGCTACCGGGACGCCCGCGACGCCGTCCGGTCGTTCGTCGGCGGGGACGGGGGCGCCCTTGCCGTCACCCGGAACACCACCGAGGCGATAGGAGCGGTCGCCGCCGGTCTCGCCTGGCAGCGGGGCGACCGGGTGGTGACAACGCTCCTCGAACACCACTCAAACCTCCTCCCCTGGCTCCGGCTCCGCGAGCGGGGGGTCGCGGTGGATATCGTCCGGCCGGACTCTGAGGGCTGCCTCGACCTCGCCGACCTGGAGGCGGCCATCCGCGACGATACCCGGCTCGTCGCCGTCACCCACGCTTCAAACGTCCTCGGCACCGTCCTTCCCGTCCGCGAGATCGCCGGGATCTGCCGCGACCGGGGTGCGCGGCTCCTCGTCGACGGCGCCCAGTCGGCTCCGCATCTCCCGGTCGACGTCGCCGCCATCGGGTGCGACTATTTCTGCTTCTCGGGCCACAAGATGCTCGGCCCGACCGGGACGGGCGCGCTCTGGATGCGCCGGCCGGACCTCGAACCGCTCTTCGTCGGGGGCGGGTCGGTCGAGAGCGCGACGGCCGAAGGCTATATCCTCGCTCCCGGCGAGCAGCGCTACGAGGCGGGAACGCCCCCGATCGCCGGCGTCATAGGGCTTGCACGGGCGGCGGCGTATCTCCGGGAGATCGGGATGGAGACGGTGCGGCGGCACGAGGAGCGGCTCGCTGCCCGGCTGATCGACGGGCTTGCCGCGCTCGACGGCGTCACGGTCGCGGGACCGGATGCGTCCGGCGAACGGATCGGGGTCGTCTCGTTCACGGTCGAAGGGATGCACCCGCACGAGGCGGCGCAGGTCCTCGACGAGGCCGCGGCCGTCCTGGTCCGGTCGGGACACCACTGCTGCCAGCCGCTCATGGAGCATATCGGCCTCCCGGACGGAACGGTGCGGGCGAGCACCTACATCTATACCACAGCAGAGGAAGTCGACACAATGATAGCCACCGTCGAAGAGATATCCCGGAGGGCGACCTGA
- the fdhD gene encoding formate dehydrogenase accessory sulfurtransferase FdhD, producing the protein MLYRELPIVKGDGETFVPATHPVVEEMPLSVTVNGRHALTAMTSPAMLREFVVGFLYTERIVKELREIESIRIEGNTASVLTKNPFAILTSHKTVLSGCGGSTSFLDTGRLPAIRSDLVLAPEAIRAATKETLDSDLHRITGGIHLVGLFEGEGKAIRIAEDIGRHNALDRVVGHGLLEGIDFSRTFAVSSGRISSEMVRKCLVANIPVIVSRGATTTTAVEAAEAGGLTVIGFVRSKKMNVYTGWGRVRGASPPSAGE; encoded by the coding sequence ATGCTCTACCGGGAACTGCCGATCGTCAAAGGCGACGGGGAGACGTTCGTTCCCGCAACCCACCCTGTCGTGGAGGAGATGCCCCTCTCCGTGACCGTCAACGGGCGCCACGCCCTCACCGCCATGACGAGCCCGGCGATGCTCCGGGAGTTCGTCGTGGGGTTCCTCTACACGGAGCGGATCGTCAAGGAACTCCGCGAGATCGAGTCGATCCGCATCGAGGGGAACACCGCGAGCGTCCTCACGAAGAACCCGTTCGCGATCCTGACCTCGCACAAGACCGTCCTCTCCGGGTGCGGCGGGAGCACCTCGTTCCTTGATACCGGACGGCTCCCCGCGATCCGGTCCGACCTCGTCCTCGCGCCCGAGGCGATCCGGGCGGCGACGAAAGAGACGCTCGACTCGGATCTGCACCGGATCACCGGCGGCATCCACCTCGTCGGGCTCTTCGAGGGAGAAGGGAAGGCAATCCGGATCGCCGAGGATATCGGTCGGCACAACGCCCTCGACCGGGTCGTCGGCCACGGCCTCCTCGAAGGGATCGACTTTTCACGGACGTTTGCGGTCAGCTCCGGCCGGATATCCTCCGAGATGGTCAGGAAGTGCCTGGTGGCGAACATCCCGGTGATCGTCTCGCGGGGGGCGACGACCACCACCGCCGTCGAGGCCGCGGAGGCAGGCGGGCTCACCGTTATCGGGTTCGTGCGGAGCAAAAAGATGAACGTCTATACCGGGTGGGGGCGGGTCCGCGGCGCTTCGCCGCCGTCCGCCGGCGAGTGA
- a CDS encoding transcriptional regulator, with translation MMKLPCQLIVWNVLPAIRAAIAEELNAMGVSQLEAARLLDMTPSAISQYRTGKRGYRIVFEGEVKESLSRLAQDLQAGRVDDLASRICEICTQIREENQLGGSCDTEA, from the coding sequence ATGATGAAACTCCCCTGCCAGTTGATTGTATGGAACGTGTTGCCCGCGATCCGGGCTGCGATCGCTGAAGAACTGAATGCCATGGGCGTTTCCCAGCTGGAGGCCGCCCGCCTCCTCGATATGACGCCGTCGGCGATCTCGCAGTACCGCACCGGGAAACGTGGGTACCGGATTGTCTTTGAGGGCGAGGTGAAAGAGTCGCTCAGCCGGCTTGCACAGGACCTCCAGGCCGGCCGGGTAGACGACCTCGCCTCCCGGATATGTGAGATCTGCACGCAGATCCGCGAAGAGAACCAGCTCGGCGGGTCGTGCGACACGGAAGCGTGA
- a CDS encoding MoaD/ThiS family protein, translating into MQIILPDRSVRTLSCASAPIEEILLELGINPATVIVVKNGRIVPEDVTAEEGDELRILRFSHGG; encoded by the coding sequence ATGCAGATCATCCTCCCGGACAGGAGCGTGCGGACGCTTTCCTGCGCCTCCGCGCCGATAGAAGAGATCCTCCTTGAGCTCGGCATCAACCCGGCGACCGTGATCGTCGTGAAGAACGGCAGGATCGTCCCCGAGGACGTGACGGCGGAAGAGGGCGACGAGCTCCGGATCCTCCGGTTCTCGCACGGCGGGTGA
- the larE gene encoding ATP-dependent sacrificial sulfur transferase LarE — MEPESSGEAIARSLKAKGPMLVAYSGGVDSSLLAALAVRALGKERVRCVLLDSPLLPRQAVREARETATRLDLPLEVVAFPILRDETFRANRPDRCYACKKASSLLLKELARRGGIDTVADGTNVSDLGTYRPGLAASDEEGVCHPLVEAGAAKGDVRRIARECGFPFWNKPSAACLATRIPYGDEITEEALARIEAAEEALQGLGFAQVQVRVRVHGDVARIEVPPDKLESLFSVRDKVMAAFRGIGFAYVALDLAGYRSGSMDEVL; from the coding sequence GTGGAACCAGAGAGCAGCGGTGAGGCGATCGCCAGGAGCCTCAAGGCGAAAGGGCCCATGCTGGTCGCCTACTCAGGGGGCGTCGACAGCTCGCTCCTCGCCGCCCTGGCCGTCCGGGCGCTCGGAAAGGAGCGGGTCCGGTGCGTCCTCCTGGACTCGCCGCTCCTGCCCCGGCAGGCGGTGCGGGAGGCGCGGGAGACCGCTACCCGGCTGGACCTCCCCCTGGAGGTCGTGGCGTTCCCGATCCTCCGGGACGAGACCTTCCGGGCGAACCGGCCCGACCGGTGCTACGCCTGCAAAAAAGCATCCTCCCTCCTGCTGAAGGAACTGGCCCGCCGGGGGGGGATCGACACGGTTGCAGACGGAACGAACGTCTCCGACCTCGGCACGTACCGCCCGGGGCTTGCTGCAAGCGACGAGGAAGGGGTCTGCCACCCCCTTGTCGAGGCGGGTGCGGCGAAGGGCGACGTCCGCAGGATCGCACGCGAGTGTGGGTTCCCGTTCTGGAACAAGCCTTCGGCAGCCTGCCTCGCAACCCGCATCCCCTACGGGGACGAGATCACAGAGGAGGCGCTCGCCCGGATCGAGGCGGCCGAGGAGGCCCTGCAGGGCCTGGGATTCGCTCAGGTGCAGGTGCGGGTCCGGGTGCACGGCGATGTCGCCCGGATAGAGGTGCCTCCCGACAAACTGGAATCCCTCTTTAGCGTGCGAGACAAGGTCATGGCCGCGTTCCGGGGGATCGGCTTTGCCTATGTCGCCCTGGACCTCGCCGGATACCGAAGCGGGAGCATGGACGAGGTATTATGA